A genomic segment from Xyrauchen texanus isolate HMW12.3.18 chromosome 21, RBS_HiC_50CHRs, whole genome shotgun sequence encodes:
- the LOC127661420 gene encoding piggyBac transposable element-derived protein 4-like: MLLTPFLGLCFPRTASFCSSAAYTSPTMRWQTSTTPGYMQNIIIYTGSTTDIQHYEGLGISGSVVMTLLAPYLKKGHILFVDNWYSSPTLFQHLLSLDTGACGTVRANRKGMPTFTSKMTKDQVECRENGTQLAVKWHDKRDVHLLTTVHPSTMSATGKVDHITKGRKMKPLCVQEYNKKMGAVDKADMMKGFFDCTRKTTKWYKKVFLYLLDTAILNSHIVHHQLTGEKFAYQIKNNIEFTYK, encoded by the exons ATGCTCCTGACACCATTTTTGGGACTTTGTTTTCCCAGGACCGCTTCCTTCTGCTCCTCCGCTGCCTACACTTCTCCAACAATGCGATGGCAAACATCAACGACCCC CGGTTACATGCAGaacattataatatatacagGATCCACCACCGACATCCAGCACTATGAAGGCCTTGGAATCTCTGGGTCAGTTGTTATGACATTACTGGCCCCATACTTGAAAAAGGGTCACATCCTGTTCGTGGACAACTGGTACAGTAGTCCCACACTGTTCCAGCACCTCCTGTCTCTGGACACAGGAGCTTGTGGGACAGTACGAGCCAACAGGAAGGGAATGCCAACATTCACCAGCAAAATGACAAAGGACCAGGTTGAATGTAGAGAAAATGGAACACAACTGGCAGTGAAATGGCATGACAAGAGGGATGTTCATCTTCTTACCAcggtccatccatccaccatgtCAGCCACTGGAAAGGTTGATCACATCACCAAAGGAAGGAAGATGAAGCCTCTCTGTGTGCAGGAATACAACAAAAAGATGGGAGCAGTGGACAAGGCTGACATGATGAAAGGCTTTTTTGATTGTACCAGAAAAACCACCAAATGGTACAAGAAAGTCTTCTTATACCTCCTTGACACAGCCATACTGAACAGCCACATTGTCCACCACCAACTTACGGGTGAGAAATTTGCATATCAGATTAAGAACAACATAgaatttacatataaataa